AACTCTTTGTCGTGATTTGTTTTCAAAGAAACTTCACGATTACGGACCTGCATGGCGTATTCTGCGCCCAGCTTCAGTAACTGATCAGATTTTTATTAAAGCAAATAGAATTCGGTCTATTGAGACAAAAGGAGTTTCATTGATTGATGAAGGCATACGGTCAGAGTTTATTGCTATTGTGAATTATGGCATAGTTGGATTGATTCAGTTAGAACTGGGATATGCAGAATCTGCCGATATTAGTGTAGATGAAGCTTTAGTTCTTTATGATAAATACGCTAGTTCTGCATTGGAATTGATGCTGGCTAAGAATCATGATTATGATGAGGCCTGGAGGTCTATGAGGGTAACTTCTTACACAGATCTTATTCTGATGAAGATATACAGGACTAAACAAATAGAAAGTTTGTCAGGGCAGACTTTGGTTTCAGAAGGTATAGATGCTAATTACATGGATATGATAAATTATTCTGTGTTTGG
This genomic interval from uncultured Bacteroides sp. contains the following:
- a CDS encoding DUF1599 domain-containing protein, whose translation is MKDTKQQFEHVITLCRDLFSKKLHDYGPAWRILRPASVTDQIFIKANRIRSIETKGVSLIDEGIRSEFIAIVNYGIVGLIQLELGYAESADISVDEALVLYDKYASSALELMLAKNHDYDEAWRSMRVTSYTDLILMKIYRTKQIESLSGQTLVSEGIDANYMDMINYSVFGLIKIEFGDKDTAQ